A region of Ictidomys tridecemlineatus isolate mIctTri1 chromosome 4, mIctTri1.hap1, whole genome shotgun sequence DNA encodes the following proteins:
- the Nlrp6 gene encoding NACHT, LRR and PYD domains-containing protein 6, translating into MDEAGTSCSSLEPRAAAARELLLAALEDLSQEQLKRFRHKLRDAPMDGRSIPWGRLERADAMDLAEQLTHFYGPEPALDVARKTLKRADVRDVAARLKAQRQQRLGPSSSALLSVAEYKKKYREHVLRQHAKVKERNARSVKINKRFTKLLIAPETAALEEAPLGLAEEPEPERARRSDTHTFNRLFKRDQEGQRPLTVVLQGPAGIGKTMAAKKILYDWAAGKLYQGQVDFAFFMPCHELLELSGTRSLADLILDQCPDRGAPVRQMLAQPQRLLFILDGADELPATGTAEAAPCTDPFEATSGTRVLGGLLSKALLPSARLLVTTRTAAPGRLQGRLCSPQCAEVRGFSDKDKKKYFYKFFQDEWRAERAYRFVKENETLYGLCFVPFVCWIVCTVLRQQLDLGQDLSRTSKTTTSVYLLFIASVLSSTGADGSWVQRELRKLCLLAREGVLRRKAQFTEKDLEKLELRGSKVQTLFLCKKEMPGVLKTEVIFRFIDQSFQEFFAALSYMLEEEGASGAPTGSVGSLLRTDTELSGHLALTTRFLFGLLSTERIRDIEHHFGCVVPERVKEDALRWVQGQGCPRTASEGMEDTEELEEEGEEPNIPLELLYCLYETQEEAFVRQALSSLPELALERVRLSRMDLEVLSYCVRCCPAGQALRLVNIGLAAAQEKKKKKSLVKRLQGSRASTKQLLGSPLRPLCEAMTDQQCGLSSLTLSYCKLPDAICRDLSEALKVAPALTDLGLLHNRLSEAGLRMLSEGLAWPRCRVQTLRVQLSGLPGALQSLVGMLRQSPALTTLDLSGCQLSDPTVTYMCAVLQHPSCSLQTLRLASVGLSELAKQELQAVKTAKPGLVIIHSELDSPPEPPRGFSSVL; encoded by the exons ATGGATGAGGCAGGGACCTCCTGCTCCAG CTTGGAGCCCCGCGCTGCGGCAGCCCGCGAGCTGCTCCTGGCCGCGCTGGAAGACCTGAGCCAGGAGCAGCTGAAGCGCTTCCGCCACAAGCTGCGGGATGCGCCGATGGACGGGCGCAGCATCCCTTGGGGGAGACTGGAGCGTGCGGACGCCATGGACCTAGCGGAGCAGCTGACCCATTTTTATGGGCCAGAGCCAGCGCTGGATGTGGCCCGCAAGACCCTGAAGAGAGCCGACGTGCGCGACGTGGCGGCCCGGCTCAAGGCGCAGCGGCAGCAGC GGCTCGGCCCCAGCTCCTCGGCGCTGCTCTCCGTGGCCG AGTACAAGAAGAAATACCGCGAGCACGTGCTGAGGCAGCACGCCAAAGTGAAGGAGAGGAACGCGCGCTCGGTGAAGATCAACAAGCGCTTCACCAAGCTACTCATCGCGCCCGAGACCGCCGCCCTGGAGGAGGCACCGCTGGGGCTTGCGGAGGAGCCAGAGCCGGAGCGCGCACGGCGCTCGGACACACACACGTTCAACCGACTGTTCAAGCGGGACCAGGAAGGCCAGCGGCCGCTGACCGTCGTACTGCAGGGCCCAGCGGGCATTGGCAAGACCATGGCGGCCAAGAAAATCCTGTATGACTGGGCGGCGGGCAAGTTGTACCAAGGCCAAGTGGATTTCGCCTTCTTCATGCCATGCCACGAGCTGCTGGAGCTGTCGGGCACACGCAGCTTGGCTGACCTGATCCTGGACCAGTGCCCCGATCGGGGCGCACCCGTGCGACAGATGCTAGCGCAGCCTCAGCGGCTGCTCTTCATACTAGATGGCGCAGACGAGCTGCCGGCAACCGGGACCGCCGAGGCCGCGCCCTGCACAGACCCCTTTGAGGCCACTAGCGGTACACGGGTGCTGGGCGGGCTGCTGAGCAAAGCGCTGCTGCCCTCCGCCCGCCTGCTGGTGACCACGCGCACAGCCGCCCCTGGGAGGCTGCAGGGCCGCCTGTGTTCACCACAGTGCGCAGAGGTGCGAGGTTTCTCCGATAAGGACAAGAAGAAGTACTTCTACAAGTTCTTCCAGGATGAGTGGAGGGCCGAGCGTGCCTATCGCTTCGTGAAAGAGAATGAGACGCTGTACGGCTTGTGTTTCGTGCCCTTCGTGTGTTGGATCGTGTGCACCGTGCTGCGCCAGCAGTTGGATTTGGGCCAGGACCTGTCGCGCACCTCCAAGACCACCACTTCGGTGTACCTTCTCTTCATCGCCAGCGTGCTGAGCTCCACTGGTGCCGACGGTTCCTGGGTGCAGAGAGAGCTGCGCAAGCTGTGCCTTCTGGCCCGTGAGGGCGTCCTCCGGCGTAAGGCACAGTTCACCGAAAAAGACCTGGAGAAACTGGAGCTTCGCGGCTCCAAAGTGCAGACACTATTTCTCTGCAAGAAGGAGATGCCAGGCGTGCTGAAGACAGAGGTCATCTTCCGATTCATTGACCAGAGTTTCCAGGAGTTCTTCGCAGCACTGTCCTACATGCTTGAGGAGGAGGGGGCTTCTGGGGCACCGACGGGTAGCGTGGGGTCACTCCTGCGCACAGACACCGAGCTAAGTGGACACCTGGCGCTCACCACCCGCTTCCTTTTCGGGCTGCTGAGCACAGAGCGGATCCGAGACATCGAGCATCACTTTGGTTGTGTGGTTCCAGAGCGTGTGAAGGAGGATGCCCTGCGGTGGGTGCAGGGACAGGGCTGCCCCAGGACTGCATCAGAGGGgatggaggacacagaggaactagaggaagagggagaagagccCAACATCCCCCTAGAGCTGTTGTACTGCCTGTATGAGACACAGGAGGAGGCTTTTGTGCGGCAGGCCCTGAGCAGCCTCCCAGAGCTGGCACTGGAGCGAGTGCGACTGAGTCGCATGGATCTGGAGGTTCTGAGCTACTGTGTGCGATGCTGCCCGGCTGGACAGGCACTGCGGCTGGTTAACATTGGACTGGCGGCTGcacaagagaagaaaaagaagaagagcctGGTGAAGCGGCTGCAGGG TTCTCGAGCCTCCACAAAACAACTCCTGGGTTCACCACTGCGTCCACTTTGTGAGGCCATGACTGACCAACAGTGCGGCCTAAGCAGCCTGAC GCTGTCCTACTGCAAACTCCCCGATGCCATCTGCCGAGACCTCTCGGAGGCCCTGAAGGTCGCACCCGCCCTGACGGACCTAGGCCTGCTGCACAACAGGCTCAGCGAGGCAGGTCTGCGCATGCTGAGCGAAGGCCTGGCTTGGCCCCGGTGCCGGGTGCAGACACTCAG GGTGCAGCTGTCCGGCCTCCCGGGAGCACTCCAGTCCCTGGTAGGCATGCTCCGGCAGAGCCCTGCCCTGACCACCCTGGACCTCAGCGGCTGCCAGCTGTCTGACCCCACAGTGACCTACATGTGTGCAGTCCTGCAGCACCCATCATGCAGCCTACAGACCCTCAG ACTGGCCTCTGTGGGGCTGAGTGAGCTGGCCAAGCAGGAGCTGCAGGCCGTGAAGACAGCAAAGCCAGGTCTGGTCATCATACACTCAGAGCTGGACAGCCCCCCGGAGCCTCCCAGGGGGTTCAGCAGTGTCCTCTGA
- the Pgghg gene encoding protein-glucosylgalactosylhydroxylysine glucosidase isoform X4, with amino-acid sequence MARLDAGSSPITVLLRSSFSPESPDLDLHLGPDFQGVRYLYGHTLTPEQPGGPRQEVHMLWTPVPLTLTLGEHEKNRTWDFLTVVGSSQAEAQAYLQEALQLQARGTLYPAHAQSWAQLWAGCGLDVVGPLPLRQALRGSLYYLLSALPQPGALGYVCHGLSPGGLSNGSQEECYWGHVFWDQDLWMFPNILIFHPEAARAILEYRIRTLSGALENARNLGYQGAKFAWESAGSGLEVCPEDIYGAQEIHINGAVLLAFQLYYYTTQDLQLFREAGGWDVVSAVAEFWCSRVEWSSREKQYHLRGVMPPDEYHSGVNNSTYTNVLVQTSLHFAAGLAEDLGLPVPNQWLVVADKIKVPFDPERNFHPEFDGYEPGEEVKQADVVLLGYPVPFPLSPDVRRKNLEMYEAVTSPRGPAMTWSMFAVGWMELKDPLRARRLLDRSFANVTEPFKVWTENADGSGAVNFLTGMGGFLQAVLFGSTGLRVTKAGMTFDPLCPAGLSGACVSGISYQGNKLNFVLSEDSVTLEVTAQAGPWAPLLEAELWPSQVRLPLLPGHKASFPHSAGRIQRSLP; translated from the exons ATGGCACGCTTGGATGCAGGGAGCTCGCCTAtcacggtgctgctgcgttcatcctTCTCCCCAGAAAGCCCAGACCTGGACTTGCATCTGGGGCCCGACTTCCAGGGAGTCCG GTACCTGTATGGCCACACACTCACCCCTGAACAACCTGGGGGGCCACGACAGGAGGTGCACATGCTGTGGACGCCAGTGCCCCTGACATTGACCCTTGGGGAACACGAGAAGAACAGGACCTGGGACTTCCTGACTGTGGTGGGCAGCAGCCAGGCGGAGGCCCAGGCCTACCTCCAGGAGGCCCTGCAGCTGCAGGCCAGAGGCACTCTATACCCAGCCCATGCACAGTCCTGGGCCCAGCTGTGGGCAGGCTGTGGCCTGGATGTGGTAGGACCGCTGCCCCTGCGCCAGGCCCTTCGTGGCTCCCTCTACTACCTGCTCAGTGCCCTGCCCCAACCCGGGGCTCTAGGGTATGTCTGTCATGGCCTCAGCCCCGGGGGCCTCTCCAATGGGAGCCAGGAGGAGTGCTACTGGGGCCACGTCTTCTGGGATCAG GATCTCTGGATGTTCCCCAATATCCTGATATTCCACCCAGAGGCTGCCAGGGCCATCCTGGAGTACCGCATCAGGACACTGAGTGGGGCCCTGGAAAACGCCCGGAACCTGGGCTACCAG GGAGCCAAGTTTGCTTGGGAGAGTGCAGGCTCTGGCCTGGAGGTCTGCCCTGAGGACATTTATGGGGCTCAGGAGATCCACATCAACGGGGCCGTCCTGTTGGCCTTCCAGCTGTACTACTACACCACGCAG GATCTGCAGCTTTTCCGGGAGGCTGGTGGCTGGGATGTGGTCAGTGCTGTTGCTGAGTTCTGGTGCAGCCGGGTAGAGTGGAGCTCCAGGGAGAAGCAGTACCACCTGAGAG GAGTCATGCCCCCTGATGAGTACCATTCAGGAGTCAACAACTCCACCTACACCAACGTCCTGGTCCAGACCAG TCTGCACTTTGCAGCTGGTCTGGCCGAGGACCTGGGTCTGCCTGTCCCTAACCAGTGGCTGGTGGTGGCTGATAAGATCAAGGTGCCCTTTGACCCGGAGCGGAACTTCCACCCTGAATTTGATGGGTATGAGCCTG GAGAGGAAGTGAAGCAGGCTGATGTCGTGCTCCTGGGGTACCCGGTCCCCTTCCCCCTGAGTCCTGACGTCCGCAGGAAGAACCTGGAGATGTACGAGGCTGTGACATCCCCCCGGGGCCCAGCCATGACCTGG AGCATGTTTGCGGTGGGCTGGATGGAGTTGAAGGACCCATTGAGGGCACGAAGGCTTCTGGACAGGAGTTTTGCCAATGTCACTGAGCCCTTCAAG GTGTGGACGGAGAATGCCGACGGGTCGGGGGCAGTGAACTTCCTGACGGGCATGGGGGGCTTCCTGCAGGCAGTACTCTTCGGAAGCACAGGCCTCAG GGTCACCAAGGCCGGCATGACCTTTGACCCCCTGTGTCCAGCGGGGCTCTCCGGAGCGTGTGTGTCTGGCATCTCCTACCAGGGGAACAAGCTCAACTTTGTCCTCTCCGAGGACTCCGTGACACTCGAGGTCACGGCCcaggctgggccctgggccccTCTGTTGGAGGCTGAGCTCTGGCCATCCCAGGTTCGGCTGCCTCTGCTGCCAG GACACAAGGCCTCCTTTCCCCACTCTGCTGGCCGCATACAAAGATCACTCCCCTAG
- the Pgghg gene encoding protein-glucosylgalactosylhydroxylysine glucosidase isoform X3: MEDAGEDPTTFTAQSLPSDPRLLATVTNAYLGTRVYHDTLHVSGLYNGAGGGTHRAILPSPLNVKLEAPAEAGKQLEESFALDTNTGSFLHTLVSSSFQACQRIYAHRTLPHILAFSVSMARLDAGSSPITVLLRSSFSPESPDLDLHLGPDFQGVRYLYGHTLTPEQPGGPRQEVHMLWTPVPLTLTLGEHEKNRTWDFLTVVGSSQAEAQAYLQEALQLQARGTLYPAHAQSWAQLWAGCGLDVVGPLPLRQALRGSLYYLLSALPQPGALGYVCHGLSPGGLSNGSQEECYWGHVFWDQDLWMFPNILIFHPEAARAILEYRIRTLSGALENARNLGYQGAKFAWESAGSGLEVCPEDIYGAQEIHINGAVLLAFQLYYYTTQDLQLFREAGGWDVVSAVAEFWCSRVEWSSREKQYHLRGVMPPDEYHSGVNNSTYTNVLVQTSLHFAAGLAEDLGLPVPNQWLVVADKIKVPFDPERNFHPEFDGYEPGEEVKQADVVLLGYPVPFPLSPDVRRKNLEMYEAVTSPRGPAMTWSMFAVGWMELKDPLRARRLLDRSFANVTEPFKVWTENADGSGAVNFLTGMGGFLQAVLFGSTGLRTQGLLSPLCWPHTKITPLAA, encoded by the exons ATGGAGGATGCCGGGGAAGACCCGACCACGTTTACTGCCCAGTCTCTGCCCAGTGATCCCCGGCTCTTGGCCACTGTGACCAATGCATACCTGGGCACGCGTGTGTATCATGACACACTGCATGTGAGTGGCTTGTacaatggggctgggggtggcacACACCGAGCCATTCTGCCCAGCCCCCTCAACGTCAAACTGGAGGCCCCTGCAGAGGCAGGAAAGCAGTTGGAGGAGAGCTTTGCCCTGGACACCAACACAG GCTCCTTTCTGCACACCCTGGTGAGCTCCAGCTTCCAGGCCTGCCAGCGCATCTATGCCCACCGCACGCTGCCCCACATTCTGGCCTTCAGTGTGTCTATGGCACGCTTGGATGCAGGGAGCTCGCCTAtcacggtgctgctgcgttcatcctTCTCCCCAGAAAGCCCAGACCTGGACTTGCATCTGGGGCCCGACTTCCAGGGAGTCCG GTACCTGTATGGCCACACACTCACCCCTGAACAACCTGGGGGGCCACGACAGGAGGTGCACATGCTGTGGACGCCAGTGCCCCTGACATTGACCCTTGGGGAACACGAGAAGAACAGGACCTGGGACTTCCTGACTGTGGTGGGCAGCAGCCAGGCGGAGGCCCAGGCCTACCTCCAGGAGGCCCTGCAGCTGCAGGCCAGAGGCACTCTATACCCAGCCCATGCACAGTCCTGGGCCCAGCTGTGGGCAGGCTGTGGCCTGGATGTGGTAGGACCGCTGCCCCTGCGCCAGGCCCTTCGTGGCTCCCTCTACTACCTGCTCAGTGCCCTGCCCCAACCCGGGGCTCTAGGGTATGTCTGTCATGGCCTCAGCCCCGGGGGCCTCTCCAATGGGAGCCAGGAGGAGTGCTACTGGGGCCACGTCTTCTGGGATCAG GATCTCTGGATGTTCCCCAATATCCTGATATTCCACCCAGAGGCTGCCAGGGCCATCCTGGAGTACCGCATCAGGACACTGAGTGGGGCCCTGGAAAACGCCCGGAACCTGGGCTACCAG GGAGCCAAGTTTGCTTGGGAGAGTGCAGGCTCTGGCCTGGAGGTCTGCCCTGAGGACATTTATGGGGCTCAGGAGATCCACATCAACGGGGCCGTCCTGTTGGCCTTCCAGCTGTACTACTACACCACGCAG GATCTGCAGCTTTTCCGGGAGGCTGGTGGCTGGGATGTGGTCAGTGCTGTTGCTGAGTTCTGGTGCAGCCGGGTAGAGTGGAGCTCCAGGGAGAAGCAGTACCACCTGAGAG GAGTCATGCCCCCTGATGAGTACCATTCAGGAGTCAACAACTCCACCTACACCAACGTCCTGGTCCAGACCAG TCTGCACTTTGCAGCTGGTCTGGCCGAGGACCTGGGTCTGCCTGTCCCTAACCAGTGGCTGGTGGTGGCTGATAAGATCAAGGTGCCCTTTGACCCGGAGCGGAACTTCCACCCTGAATTTGATGGGTATGAGCCTG GAGAGGAAGTGAAGCAGGCTGATGTCGTGCTCCTGGGGTACCCGGTCCCCTTCCCCCTGAGTCCTGACGTCCGCAGGAAGAACCTGGAGATGTACGAGGCTGTGACATCCCCCCGGGGCCCAGCCATGACCTGG AGCATGTTTGCGGTGGGCTGGATGGAGTTGAAGGACCCATTGAGGGCACGAAGGCTTCTGGACAGGAGTTTTGCCAATGTCACTGAGCCCTTCAAG GTGTGGACGGAGAATGCCGACGGGTCGGGGGCAGTGAACTTCCTGACGGGCATGGGGGGCTTCCTGCAGGCAGTACTCTTCGGAAGCACAGGCCTCAG GACACAAGGCCTCCTTTCCCCACTCTGCTGGCCGCATACAAAGATCACTCCCCTAGCTGCCTGA
- the Pgghg gene encoding protein-glucosylgalactosylhydroxylysine glucosidase isoform X1 has protein sequence MEDAGEDPTTFTAQSLPSDPRLLATVTNAYLGTRVYHDTLHVSGLYNGAGGGTHRAILPSPLNVKLEAPAEAGKQLEESFALDTNTGSFLHTLVSSSFQACQRIYAHRTLPHILAFSVSMARLDAGSSPITVLLRSSFSPESPDLDLHLGPDFQGVRYLYGHTLTPEQPGGPRQEVHMLWTPVPLTLTLGEHEKNRTWDFLTVVGSSQAEAQAYLQEALQLQARGTLYPAHAQSWAQLWAGCGLDVVGPLPLRQALRGSLYYLLSALPQPGALGYVCHGLSPGGLSNGSQEECYWGHVFWDQDLWMFPNILIFHPEAARAILEYRIRTLSGALENARNLGYQGAKFAWESAGSGLEVCPEDIYGAQEIHINGAVLLAFQLYYYTTQDLQLFREAGGWDVVSAVAEFWCSRVEWSSREKQYHLRGVMPPDEYHSGVNNSTYTNVLVQTSLHFAAGLAEDLGLPVPNQWLVVADKIKVPFDPERNFHPEFDGYEPGEEVKQADVVLLGYPVPFPLSPDVRRKNLEMYEAVTSPRGPAMTWSMFAVGWMELKDPLRARRLLDRSFANVTEPFKVWTENADGSGAVNFLTGMGGFLQAVLFGSTGLRVTKAGMTFDPLCPAGLSGACVSGISYQGNKLNFVLSEDSVTLEVTAQAGPWAPLLEAELWPSQVRLPLLPGHKASFPHSAGRIQRSLP, from the exons ATGGAGGATGCCGGGGAAGACCCGACCACGTTTACTGCCCAGTCTCTGCCCAGTGATCCCCGGCTCTTGGCCACTGTGACCAATGCATACCTGGGCACGCGTGTGTATCATGACACACTGCATGTGAGTGGCTTGTacaatggggctgggggtggcacACACCGAGCCATTCTGCCCAGCCCCCTCAACGTCAAACTGGAGGCCCCTGCAGAGGCAGGAAAGCAGTTGGAGGAGAGCTTTGCCCTGGACACCAACACAG GCTCCTTTCTGCACACCCTGGTGAGCTCCAGCTTCCAGGCCTGCCAGCGCATCTATGCCCACCGCACGCTGCCCCACATTCTGGCCTTCAGTGTGTCTATGGCACGCTTGGATGCAGGGAGCTCGCCTAtcacggtgctgctgcgttcatcctTCTCCCCAGAAAGCCCAGACCTGGACTTGCATCTGGGGCCCGACTTCCAGGGAGTCCG GTACCTGTATGGCCACACACTCACCCCTGAACAACCTGGGGGGCCACGACAGGAGGTGCACATGCTGTGGACGCCAGTGCCCCTGACATTGACCCTTGGGGAACACGAGAAGAACAGGACCTGGGACTTCCTGACTGTGGTGGGCAGCAGCCAGGCGGAGGCCCAGGCCTACCTCCAGGAGGCCCTGCAGCTGCAGGCCAGAGGCACTCTATACCCAGCCCATGCACAGTCCTGGGCCCAGCTGTGGGCAGGCTGTGGCCTGGATGTGGTAGGACCGCTGCCCCTGCGCCAGGCCCTTCGTGGCTCCCTCTACTACCTGCTCAGTGCCCTGCCCCAACCCGGGGCTCTAGGGTATGTCTGTCATGGCCTCAGCCCCGGGGGCCTCTCCAATGGGAGCCAGGAGGAGTGCTACTGGGGCCACGTCTTCTGGGATCAG GATCTCTGGATGTTCCCCAATATCCTGATATTCCACCCAGAGGCTGCCAGGGCCATCCTGGAGTACCGCATCAGGACACTGAGTGGGGCCCTGGAAAACGCCCGGAACCTGGGCTACCAG GGAGCCAAGTTTGCTTGGGAGAGTGCAGGCTCTGGCCTGGAGGTCTGCCCTGAGGACATTTATGGGGCTCAGGAGATCCACATCAACGGGGCCGTCCTGTTGGCCTTCCAGCTGTACTACTACACCACGCAG GATCTGCAGCTTTTCCGGGAGGCTGGTGGCTGGGATGTGGTCAGTGCTGTTGCTGAGTTCTGGTGCAGCCGGGTAGAGTGGAGCTCCAGGGAGAAGCAGTACCACCTGAGAG GAGTCATGCCCCCTGATGAGTACCATTCAGGAGTCAACAACTCCACCTACACCAACGTCCTGGTCCAGACCAG TCTGCACTTTGCAGCTGGTCTGGCCGAGGACCTGGGTCTGCCTGTCCCTAACCAGTGGCTGGTGGTGGCTGATAAGATCAAGGTGCCCTTTGACCCGGAGCGGAACTTCCACCCTGAATTTGATGGGTATGAGCCTG GAGAGGAAGTGAAGCAGGCTGATGTCGTGCTCCTGGGGTACCCGGTCCCCTTCCCCCTGAGTCCTGACGTCCGCAGGAAGAACCTGGAGATGTACGAGGCTGTGACATCCCCCCGGGGCCCAGCCATGACCTGG AGCATGTTTGCGGTGGGCTGGATGGAGTTGAAGGACCCATTGAGGGCACGAAGGCTTCTGGACAGGAGTTTTGCCAATGTCACTGAGCCCTTCAAG GTGTGGACGGAGAATGCCGACGGGTCGGGGGCAGTGAACTTCCTGACGGGCATGGGGGGCTTCCTGCAGGCAGTACTCTTCGGAAGCACAGGCCTCAG GGTCACCAAGGCCGGCATGACCTTTGACCCCCTGTGTCCAGCGGGGCTCTCCGGAGCGTGTGTGTCTGGCATCTCCTACCAGGGGAACAAGCTCAACTTTGTCCTCTCCGAGGACTCCGTGACACTCGAGGTCACGGCCcaggctgggccctgggccccTCTGTTGGAGGCTGAGCTCTGGCCATCCCAGGTTCGGCTGCCTCTGCTGCCAG GACACAAGGCCTCCTTTCCCCACTCTGCTGGCCGCATACAAAGATCACTCCCCTAG
- the Pgghg gene encoding protein-glucosylgalactosylhydroxylysine glucosidase isoform X2: MEDAGEDPTTFTAQSLPSDPRLLATVTNAYLGTRVYHDTLHVSGLYNGAGGGTHRAILPSPLNVKLEAPAEAGKQLEESFALDTNTGSFLHTLVSSSFQACQRIYAHRTLPHILAFSVSMARLDAGSSPITVLLRSSFSPESPDLDLHLGPDFQGVRYLYGHTLTPEQPGGPRQEVHMLWTPVPLTLTLGEHEKNRTWDFLTVVGSSQAEAQAYLQEALQLQARGTLYPAHAQSWAQLWAGCGLDVVGPLPLRQALRGSLYYLLSALPQPGALGYVCHGLSPGGLSNGSQEECYWGHVFWDQGAKFAWESAGSGLEVCPEDIYGAQEIHINGAVLLAFQLYYYTTQDLQLFREAGGWDVVSAVAEFWCSRVEWSSREKQYHLRGVMPPDEYHSGVNNSTYTNVLVQTSLHFAAGLAEDLGLPVPNQWLVVADKIKVPFDPERNFHPEFDGYEPGEEVKQADVVLLGYPVPFPLSPDVRRKNLEMYEAVTSPRGPAMTWSMFAVGWMELKDPLRARRLLDRSFANVTEPFKVWTENADGSGAVNFLTGMGGFLQAVLFGSTGLRVTKAGMTFDPLCPAGLSGACVSGISYQGNKLNFVLSEDSVTLEVTAQAGPWAPLLEAELWPSQVRLPLLPGHKASFPHSAGRIQRSLP, from the exons ATGGAGGATGCCGGGGAAGACCCGACCACGTTTACTGCCCAGTCTCTGCCCAGTGATCCCCGGCTCTTGGCCACTGTGACCAATGCATACCTGGGCACGCGTGTGTATCATGACACACTGCATGTGAGTGGCTTGTacaatggggctgggggtggcacACACCGAGCCATTCTGCCCAGCCCCCTCAACGTCAAACTGGAGGCCCCTGCAGAGGCAGGAAAGCAGTTGGAGGAGAGCTTTGCCCTGGACACCAACACAG GCTCCTTTCTGCACACCCTGGTGAGCTCCAGCTTCCAGGCCTGCCAGCGCATCTATGCCCACCGCACGCTGCCCCACATTCTGGCCTTCAGTGTGTCTATGGCACGCTTGGATGCAGGGAGCTCGCCTAtcacggtgctgctgcgttcatcctTCTCCCCAGAAAGCCCAGACCTGGACTTGCATCTGGGGCCCGACTTCCAGGGAGTCCG GTACCTGTATGGCCACACACTCACCCCTGAACAACCTGGGGGGCCACGACAGGAGGTGCACATGCTGTGGACGCCAGTGCCCCTGACATTGACCCTTGGGGAACACGAGAAGAACAGGACCTGGGACTTCCTGACTGTGGTGGGCAGCAGCCAGGCGGAGGCCCAGGCCTACCTCCAGGAGGCCCTGCAGCTGCAGGCCAGAGGCACTCTATACCCAGCCCATGCACAGTCCTGGGCCCAGCTGTGGGCAGGCTGTGGCCTGGATGTGGTAGGACCGCTGCCCCTGCGCCAGGCCCTTCGTGGCTCCCTCTACTACCTGCTCAGTGCCCTGCCCCAACCCGGGGCTCTAGGGTATGTCTGTCATGGCCTCAGCCCCGGGGGCCTCTCCAATGGGAGCCAGGAGGAGTGCTACTGGGGCCACGTCTTCTGGGATCAG GGAGCCAAGTTTGCTTGGGAGAGTGCAGGCTCTGGCCTGGAGGTCTGCCCTGAGGACATTTATGGGGCTCAGGAGATCCACATCAACGGGGCCGTCCTGTTGGCCTTCCAGCTGTACTACTACACCACGCAG GATCTGCAGCTTTTCCGGGAGGCTGGTGGCTGGGATGTGGTCAGTGCTGTTGCTGAGTTCTGGTGCAGCCGGGTAGAGTGGAGCTCCAGGGAGAAGCAGTACCACCTGAGAG GAGTCATGCCCCCTGATGAGTACCATTCAGGAGTCAACAACTCCACCTACACCAACGTCCTGGTCCAGACCAG TCTGCACTTTGCAGCTGGTCTGGCCGAGGACCTGGGTCTGCCTGTCCCTAACCAGTGGCTGGTGGTGGCTGATAAGATCAAGGTGCCCTTTGACCCGGAGCGGAACTTCCACCCTGAATTTGATGGGTATGAGCCTG GAGAGGAAGTGAAGCAGGCTGATGTCGTGCTCCTGGGGTACCCGGTCCCCTTCCCCCTGAGTCCTGACGTCCGCAGGAAGAACCTGGAGATGTACGAGGCTGTGACATCCCCCCGGGGCCCAGCCATGACCTGG AGCATGTTTGCGGTGGGCTGGATGGAGTTGAAGGACCCATTGAGGGCACGAAGGCTTCTGGACAGGAGTTTTGCCAATGTCACTGAGCCCTTCAAG GTGTGGACGGAGAATGCCGACGGGTCGGGGGCAGTGAACTTCCTGACGGGCATGGGGGGCTTCCTGCAGGCAGTACTCTTCGGAAGCACAGGCCTCAG GGTCACCAAGGCCGGCATGACCTTTGACCCCCTGTGTCCAGCGGGGCTCTCCGGAGCGTGTGTGTCTGGCATCTCCTACCAGGGGAACAAGCTCAACTTTGTCCTCTCCGAGGACTCCGTGACACTCGAGGTCACGGCCcaggctgggccctgggccccTCTGTTGGAGGCTGAGCTCTGGCCATCCCAGGTTCGGCTGCCTCTGCTGCCAG GACACAAGGCCTCCTTTCCCCACTCTGCTGGCCGCATACAAAGATCACTCCCCTAG